A single genomic interval of uncultured Pseudodesulfovibrio sp. harbors:
- a CDS encoding YihY/virulence factor BrkB family protein, whose translation MSAAKLKRSSLVKSFFSEGIWVRNAPETPVLLRIWRGACRLLYLIGFGFMKDQCVIRAAALTFTTILSIVPFLAVGFSISKGFGLQNTEFIRTLILKLTTGRVEVADKIIEYIDRTNVQALGWVGVATLLFTVFSLIGTIEKAFNTIWNVQRGRTAWRKVADFFPVILICPLVLLVASSFNVSLQQQEIVQGLLSVQAIGFLEAMFLKATPYLLISMAFAFMYAFIPYTKVHLPAALLGGVIGGVLWQMAQWFYINWQIGAAKYNAIYGSFAQLPLLLIWIYISWLIVLLGSEVTYAWQNINSFVKQRYFGQATPFERQKIAVLMMIVLAKRFREGLPLPSVQDISDGLMAPAPLISDLFSLLAKAGYTVLTENVDSEVYAPARTLEDVRVVDIISVVNMDGDNRVFAEFAEKFGFLDALFSRLGEAVTASPGNMTLYECAEKYPSYVLEIVPENSTDSQE comes from the coding sequence ATGAGTGCTGCCAAACTGAAGAGATCGTCCTTGGTCAAATCGTTTTTTTCCGAGGGTATCTGGGTACGAAATGCGCCGGAAACTCCGGTTCTGCTTCGTATCTGGCGCGGTGCATGCCGCCTGCTGTATCTGATCGGTTTCGGGTTCATGAAGGATCAGTGTGTCATTCGTGCGGCGGCCCTGACGTTTACCACGATACTGTCCATTGTTCCGTTTTTGGCGGTCGGGTTTTCCATTTCAAAGGGATTCGGTCTTCAGAATACCGAGTTTATCAGGACGCTTATACTTAAGCTGACGACAGGGCGTGTGGAAGTAGCCGACAAGATTATCGAATACATCGACAGGACGAATGTTCAGGCCCTTGGATGGGTCGGTGTCGCGACATTGCTGTTCACGGTGTTCTCTCTGATCGGCACTATTGAAAAAGCGTTTAACACGATCTGGAACGTGCAGCGAGGGCGAACTGCGTGGCGTAAAGTCGCCGATTTTTTCCCGGTCATCCTCATATGCCCGCTGGTTCTGTTGGTCGCGTCCAGTTTCAACGTGAGTCTACAGCAGCAGGAGATCGTGCAGGGACTCTTGAGCGTTCAGGCAATCGGCTTTCTCGAAGCAATGTTCCTGAAGGCCACGCCGTACCTGCTGATTTCCATGGCTTTCGCGTTCATGTACGCATTTATCCCCTATACCAAGGTACACTTGCCTGCGGCCTTGCTGGGCGGTGTCATTGGGGGCGTGCTGTGGCAGATGGCGCAATGGTTTTACATCAATTGGCAGATTGGAGCGGCAAAGTACAACGCCATTTACGGCAGTTTTGCCCAGCTTCCGCTGTTGTTGATCTGGATTTATATCAGTTGGCTGATCGTTTTGCTCGGATCGGAGGTCACTTACGCGTGGCAGAACATCAATTCATTCGTCAAGCAGCGCTACTTCGGACAGGCCACGCCGTTTGAGCGGCAAAAGATTGCCGTTCTCATGATGATAGTGCTTGCCAAACGGTTCAGGGAGGGGCTGCCGCTCCCTTCGGTTCAGGATATTTCAGATGGCCTCATGGCTCCGGCTCCCCTGATTTCCGATCTGTTCAGTCTGCTTGCCAAGGCCGGATATACTGTTCTGACCGAGAATGTTGATAGCGAAGTCTACGCGCCTGCTAGAACACTGGAAGATGTTCGCGTGGTGGACATCATCAGTGTCGTGAACATGGATGGCGACAATCGAGTCTTTGCGGAATTTGCCGAGAAATTCGGTTTCCTGGACGCTCTGTTTTCCCGGTTGGGTGAAGCGGTTACGGCAAGTCCCGGTAATATGACGCTTTACGAATGTGCGGAGAAATATCCGTCATATGTTCTTGAAATCGTGCCTGAAAATTCAACAGATTCTCAGGAATGA
- a CDS encoding YdcF family protein — translation MKTFIRYSLQCIGLLTLLAVLAGFGLAIFAGYWMSVEDEPAKADYIIPLAGDEHRIMRAAELYREGYAPTILFSNAVSIPPSRFDRLKWKMGFPQYTREQFRKLILQQLGAASAHVETFGNGHVSTVEEAEALRVYLGGQPKRLLIVTSPYHAKRAKMIFEKALPNCTIYMSMPKEGTFEKWWWKDQRSAQLLVMEFAKTIHYLLGGVYRSSDVQEAHS, via the coding sequence ATGAAAACGTTCATCCGGTATTCTCTGCAATGTATCGGCTTGCTGACCCTTCTGGCAGTATTAGCCGGATTCGGTCTCGCCATTTTTGCTGGATACTGGATGAGCGTCGAAGACGAACCTGCAAAAGCAGACTACATCATCCCGCTTGCCGGTGATGAACACAGAATCATGCGGGCGGCGGAACTCTATCGTGAAGGGTACGCGCCGACCATTCTGTTCAGCAACGCTGTATCGATCCCGCCGTCCCGATTCGACAGGCTGAAATGGAAGATGGGATTCCCTCAATACACAAGAGAGCAGTTCCGAAAACTGATACTACAGCAACTCGGCGCAGCCAGTGCCCATGTCGAAACGTTCGGAAACGGCCATGTCAGCACGGTTGAAGAAGCGGAAGCCCTCAGGGTTTACCTTGGCGGACAACCGAAACGCCTGCTGATTGTCACCTCGCCCTACCATGCCAAACGGGCAAAAATGATCTTTGAAAAAGCCCTGCCCAACTGCACCATCTACATGTCAATGCCGAAAGAAGGGACTTTCGAGAAATGGTGGTGGAAGGATCAGCGGTCAGCACAACTGCTGGTAATGGAATTCGCAAAAACCATTCACTACCTGCTGGGCGGCGTATACCGGTCTTCAGACGTTCAAGAGGCTCATTCCTGA